A section of the Malania oleifera isolate guangnan ecotype guangnan chromosome 2, ASM2987363v1, whole genome shotgun sequence genome encodes:
- the LOC131148533 gene encoding protein DOUBLE-STRAND BREAK FORMATION isoform X1: MPNGVAEQISVLGSHVKSRRFDQGTLRLLEFILVSNDVKSSLEVRSSLREFMSSECLRVVREIAEKTVDEKLLIIDFFVRAFALAGDVESCLALRYEALALRELNSTRYNGLQVSYREWLTFAEHSLDKGYYSITRKACEKALSCIHVNDSVDAETDGSSENTQVTEKIKRLMDVAVASSASRSVQAQAADYLRKREIGGSSSLRSSSLGQHAVCSASTLFRNGIKKRNAQKLHLSKSHCSGPR, from the exons ATGCCTAACGGAGTAGCAGAGCAAATCTCCGTCCTCGGCTCCCACGTCAAGAGCCGAAG GTTTGATCAAGGAACTCTGCGGCTTCTTGAATTCATCTTGGTTTCCAACGATGTGAAATCATCCTTGGAAGTTCGATCGAGCTTGCGAGAGTTCATGAGCTCTGAATGTCTACGAGTTGTTCGTGAAATTGCTGAGAAAACTGTCGACGAGAAGCTTTTAATTATCGATTTCTTTGTTCGTGCTTTTGCTCTCGCAGGCGATGTCGAG AGTTGCTTGGCTTTAAGATACGAGGCCTTGGCTTTGCGGGAACTCAATTCTACACGTTATAACGGCCTACAAGTTTCATATAGGGAATGGCTTACATTTGCTGAGCATTCCCTGGATAAAGGTTACTATTCTATCACTAGGAAG GCATGTGAAAAGGCACTATCATGCATTCATGTGAATGATAGTGTAGATGCTGAAACAGATGGCAGTTCAGAAAACACGCAAGTTACTGaaaaaatcaagagattaatgGATGTTGCTGTGGCATCATCTGCTTCACGTTCTG TTCAGGCACAGGCAGCAGACTACTTGAGAAAGAGAGAAATTGGCGGCAGCAGCAGCCTAAGGAGCTCTTCTCTTGGCCAACACGCAGTGTGCTCGGCAAGCACTCTGTTCAGAAACGGAATTAAGAAGCGAAATGCGCAAAAACTGCATCTCAGCAAATCTCACTGCAGCGGTCCCAGGTAG
- the LOC131148533 gene encoding protein DOUBLE-STRAND BREAK FORMATION isoform X2, whose amino-acid sequence MPNGVAEQISVLGSHVKSRRFDQGTLRLLEFILVSNDVKSSLEVRSSLREFMSSECLRVVREIAEKTVDEKLLIIDFFVRAFALAGDVESCLALRYEALALRELNSTRYNGLQVSYREWLTFAEHSLDKGYYSITRKACEKALSCIHVNDSVDAETDGSSENTQVTEKIKRLMDVAVASSASRSGTGSRLLEKERNWRQQQPKELFSWPTRSVLGKHSVQKRN is encoded by the exons ATGCCTAACGGAGTAGCAGAGCAAATCTCCGTCCTCGGCTCCCACGTCAAGAGCCGAAG GTTTGATCAAGGAACTCTGCGGCTTCTTGAATTCATCTTGGTTTCCAACGATGTGAAATCATCCTTGGAAGTTCGATCGAGCTTGCGAGAGTTCATGAGCTCTGAATGTCTACGAGTTGTTCGTGAAATTGCTGAGAAAACTGTCGACGAGAAGCTTTTAATTATCGATTTCTTTGTTCGTGCTTTTGCTCTCGCAGGCGATGTCGAG AGTTGCTTGGCTTTAAGATACGAGGCCTTGGCTTTGCGGGAACTCAATTCTACACGTTATAACGGCCTACAAGTTTCATATAGGGAATGGCTTACATTTGCTGAGCATTCCCTGGATAAAGGTTACTATTCTATCACTAGGAAG GCATGTGAAAAGGCACTATCATGCATTCATGTGAATGATAGTGTAGATGCTGAAACAGATGGCAGTTCAGAAAACACGCAAGTTACTGaaaaaatcaagagattaatgGATGTTGCTGTGGCATCATCTGCTTCACGTTCTG GCACAGGCAGCAGACTACTTGAGAAAGAGAGAAATTGGCGGCAGCAGCAGCCTAAGGAGCTCTTCTCTTGGCCAACACGCAGTGTGCTCGGCAAGCACTCTGTTCAGAAACGGAATTAA
- the LOC131148533 gene encoding protein DOUBLE-STRAND BREAK FORMATION isoform X3: MPNGVAEQISVLGSHVKSRRFDQGTLRLLEFILVSNDVKSSLEVRSSLREFMSSECLRVVREIAEKTVDEKLLIIDFFVRAFALAGDVESCLALRYEALALRELNSTRYNGLQVSYREWLTFAEHSLDKGYYSITRKACEKALSCIHVNDSVDAETDGSSENTQVTEKIKRLMDVAVASSASRSALYFYRLRIIMQW, translated from the exons ATGCCTAACGGAGTAGCAGAGCAAATCTCCGTCCTCGGCTCCCACGTCAAGAGCCGAAG GTTTGATCAAGGAACTCTGCGGCTTCTTGAATTCATCTTGGTTTCCAACGATGTGAAATCATCCTTGGAAGTTCGATCGAGCTTGCGAGAGTTCATGAGCTCTGAATGTCTACGAGTTGTTCGTGAAATTGCTGAGAAAACTGTCGACGAGAAGCTTTTAATTATCGATTTCTTTGTTCGTGCTTTTGCTCTCGCAGGCGATGTCGAG AGTTGCTTGGCTTTAAGATACGAGGCCTTGGCTTTGCGGGAACTCAATTCTACACGTTATAACGGCCTACAAGTTTCATATAGGGAATGGCTTACATTTGCTGAGCATTCCCTGGATAAAGGTTACTATTCTATCACTAGGAAG GCATGTGAAAAGGCACTATCATGCATTCATGTGAATGATAGTGTAGATGCTGAAACAGATGGCAGTTCAGAAAACACGCAAGTTACTGaaaaaatcaagagattaatgGATGTTGCTGTGGCATCATCTGCTTCACGTTCTG CATTGTATTTCTATCGGCTGAGGATAATCATGCAATGGTAG